In Salvia miltiorrhiza cultivar Shanhuang (shh) unplaced genomic scaffold, IMPLAD_Smil_shh original_scaffold_354_1, whole genome shotgun sequence, one genomic interval encodes:
- the LOC131004202 gene encoding uncharacterized protein LOC131004202, giving the protein MFSICFSVPKFRAFDHQRNTNLMLSSNCVHSLPQRPQIPQLSVSSPRFRASKLTDKSLFAPALSFRVSETHRRFPAKKWKISCFRHEESSPDSPNSESAGELLHETEKSEINSPTVEKRSWGTSLKEAVDVLFKVIGKPWSVPWTAETILQVTLLWILSFWFVGSWLIPFGAHIVGFSKESLTFRGQALFSLLTDVTEGLAGILILHRCLSRFRPLPSDWFKFSLRGNWMFDVLLGCFMFPLVNRLSQFNLDLLPVLPSTPITLSSVEQSIMARDPIAMALYALVLVVCAPLWEEIVFRGFLLPSLTKYMPVWCSILLSSVAFALAHFNVQRMLPLIFLGVVMGVTYSRSRNLLPSMLLHSLWNGFVFLDLMK; this is encoded by the exons ATGTTTTCGATTTGCTTCTCCGTCCCTAAATTTAGGGCTTTTGATCACCAGCGTAACACTAATCTGATGCTGAGTTCAAATTGCGTTCACTCTCTACCTCAGCGCCCTCAAATTCCTCAGCTCTCAGTGTCGAGTCCCAGATTTAGGGCTTCGAAACTCACTGATAAATCGTTGTTTGCTCCCGCGCTGAGCTTTCGGGTTTCAGAAACCCATCGCCGCTTCCCAGCTAAG AAATGGAAGATCTCGTGCTTTCGGCATGAAGAATCATCTCCCGATTCTCCAAATTCAGAGTCTGCTGGTGAGCTTCTGCATGAGACAGAGAAGTCGGAGATTAATTCGCCAACTGTCGAAAAAAGAAGTTGGGGTACAAGTCTAAAAGAG GCTGTGGATGTACTGTTTAAAGTGATTGGGAAGCCATGGAGTGTACCATGGACTGCAGAGACCATCCTACAG GTAACACTCCTCTGGATACTGTCATTCTGGTTTGTGGGGTCGTGGTTGATTCCGTTTGGAGCTCATATTGTTGGATTCAGCAAGGAATCACTGACATTTAGAGGGCAAGCTTTATTCAGCCTTCTAACCGATGTGACTGAAGGCCTAGCTGGAATTCTAATTCTCCATCGCTGCTTGTCACGATTCCGCCCCCTTCCATCCGATTGGTTCAAGTTCAGCCTAAGAGGGAATTGGATGTTTGATGTTTTGCTCGGATGCTTCATGTTTCCATTGGTCAACCGCCTCTCACAGTTCAACCTCGATCTGTTGCCCGTGCTGCCTTCTACTCCCATCACTCTGTCTAGTGTGGAGCAGTCGATAATGGCCCGTGACCCGATTGCAATGGCTCTCTACGCACTGGTGCTCGTGGTATGCGCTCCTCTGTGGGAGGAAATCGTGTTCCGGGGCTTCCTCCTGCCGTCTCTGACTAAATACATGCCGGTGTGGTGCTCGATCTTATTGAGCTCCGTCGCCTTTGCATTGGCGCATTTCAATGTACAAAGAATGTTACCACTTATTTTTCTTGGTGTGGTGATGGGTGTAACATATTCGAGGTCGAGGAATCTATTGCCGTCCATGCTCCTGCACAGTTTGTGGAATGGCTTCGTGTTCTTGGATCTCATGAAATGA